Proteins from one Portunus trituberculatus isolate SZX2019 chromosome 38, ASM1759143v1, whole genome shotgun sequence genomic window:
- the LOC123515044 gene encoding uncharacterized protein LOC123515044 isoform X1, whose protein sequence is MMALNTRALHLTSRLWGASHSANTTTNHPIFRGTCLPLPTHQSLAPACVWTATTPATSTHHHRHLRVAETLPRRPLTTSMLLSQEEPGRIKKFIKKIGWLDHSKGKLKRSGFQLYESACGNIMMTDFSKCLTCLTPSTHGSWWWSYTCGC, encoded by the exons ATGATGGCTTTGAACACACGtgcccttcacctcacctcaaggCTCTGGGGTGCAAGCCACTctgcaaacaccaccaccaatcacccaATATTCAGAGGGACTTGCCTGCCCCTCCCAACACATCAATCATTGGCTCCAGCATGTGTGTGGACAGCTACTACACCTGCAacaagcacacaccaccaccgccatctccGTGTTGCTGAAACCCTCCCAAGAAGGCCCCTCACCACTTCCATGCTGCTGTCACAAGAAGAGCCGGGTAGAATCAAGAAATTTATCAAGAAAATTGGTTGGCTGGATCACTCTAAGGGT AAACTGAAAAGATCAGGATTTCAGCTGTATGAAAGTGCTTGTGGAAACATTATGATGACGGATTTTTCCAAG tgtttgacCTGCCTGACACCTTCTACTCATGGTTCCTGGTGGTGGAGCTACACGTGTGGATGCTGA
- the LOC123514930 gene encoding U1 small nuclear ribonucleoprotein C-like yields the protein MSQACQLVRTARPGYKTRPPGLALADPPPALPQGSLLAWPGLHLLPPFREAADLSRVAPPPVLPQGSSASAGCPSFRPPARQLTCPGLPLLPPSRGFPYPSTFMEVAKLDWSPPLKR from the exons ATGTCGCAGGCCTGTCAGCTCGTGAGGACCGCCAGGCCAGGATACAAGACACGCCCTCCTGGCCTGGCCCTGGCTGAccctcctcccgccctcccgCAGGGTAGTCTCCTGGCCTGGCCAGGGCTGCATCTCCTCCCGCCCTTCCGCGAGGCAGCTGACCTGTCCCGGGTTgcccctcctcccgtcctcccgCAGGGCAGCTCGGCTAGCGCGGGATGCCCCTCCTTCCGCCCTCCCGCGAGGCAGCTGACCTGCCCCGGGTTGCCTCTCCTCCCGCCCTCCCGCGG CTTCCCTTACCCCAGCACGTTCATGGAGGTCGCTAAACTTGACTGGTCTCCTCCACTCAAACGGTGA